A single region of the Salvia miltiorrhiza cultivar Shanhuang (shh) chromosome 8, IMPLAD_Smil_shh, whole genome shotgun sequence genome encodes:
- the LOC130997339 gene encoding uncharacterized protein LOC130997339 isoform X2, whose amino-acid sequence MPVMEKLRMFVVQEPVVAASCLIAGVGLFLPAVVRPILDSYGTSNEAPKTCMSDIVATMIEKKR is encoded by the exons ATGCCTGTGATGGAGAAGCTCAGGATGTTCGTGGTACAAGAGCCCGTAGTGGCGGCTTCCTGCCTCATCGCCGGTGTTG GCCTATTCCTTCCAGCTGTGGTGAGGCCTATACTGGACTCGTATGGCACATCCAACGAAGCTCCTAAGACTTGCATGAGTGAT ATAGTTGCTACTATGATTGAAAAGAAGAGATAA
- the LOC130997338 gene encoding uncharacterized protein At4g00950-like, whose translation MGEEGENEASFPTLKLAFAEMPESPEHPSTPPFQASATIPFKWEEQPGKPRHCIAIARPEPAKSLELPPCMNPADKFTKTPSPTTVLDGPYNVARPKFSSFRFTRDGADSFGSPEGTAFEALLGAKKGKGRGFFGKFKGGKREVGGGGSCRFSPSAVSSCDSEDMFAAVKNNCGVQIKRNGSFSNISHAKPTQLWTSFCHGIKQVIHWKGSKKSNKEGRNSRSDM comes from the exons atgGGAGAAGAGGGTGAAAATGAGGCAAGTTTTCCTACACTAAAGCTCGCATTTGCAGAGATGCCCGAATCGCCGGAGCATCCATCAACGCCGCCGTTCCAAGCGTCAGCCACCATCCCGTTCAAATGGGAGGAGCAGCCCGGGAAGCCACGTCACTGCATCGCCATCGCCCGACCCGAACCCGCCAAGTCGCTGGAGCTCCCGCCCTGCATGAACCCGGCCGACAAATTTACCAAAACGCCCTCCCCCACCACCGTCCTCGACGGGCCCTACAACGTCGCCCGCCCCAAATTCTCGTCGTTCCGATTCACCAGAGACGGCGCCGACTCCTTCGGCAGCCCCGAGGGCACCGCATTCGAGGCCCTGCTCGGCGCCAAGAAGGGGAAAGGGAGAGGGTTTTTTGGTAAATTCAAGGGGGGTAAGAGGGAGGTTGGCGGCGGCGGTAGTTGCAGATTTTCGCCGTCGGCGGTTAGTAGTTGTGACAGCGAGGATATGTTTGCGGCTGTCAAGAATAACTGTGGGGTGCAAATCAAGAGAAATGGAAGCTTCTCCAATATTTCTCATGCTAAGCCTACCCAATTATGG ACTAGTTTTTGTCATGGCATAAAGCAAGTCATACACTGGAAAGGCAGcaagaaatcaaataaagaaggtcGGAATTCAAGGAGCGATATGTAA
- the LOC130997337 gene encoding uncharacterized protein LOC130997337, with amino-acid sequence MALAEARAVLHRTANRCMVQEDAKRAPKFAYCSSIPTSVKQADTVSSASRGQDVPIGVSMPFNLNLSPKSKWWLYPQQNYGHRKASTDQQFTSSECSMEICQKHERSGALARNGDSPAHMDQTTSKKLSCDNQGRTMETGDKWEFVVKEEGLRPFSSWNCQDPLKLEVKEDDRQLQTVKDLGPEVPKSADEISFDPKSWIGAERNAPWWRTADTDELASLVAQKSLDYIENCDLPMPQNSHVKKDVDVNISCFSSLSNPKHDAVGCPTCGSACNKDFVLSEGQSASTTEKPLSDIPTLETMVENNPSKAQLMEALCHSQTRAREAERAAKQACAEKEHVVKLVFRQASQLFAYKQWLQLLQLESMYLQFLNSSSQSVVFMPTLPWTPQRIKKVQTARDASSSRKCAKKCSPPHEASKYTVAFTIGLGLAGAGFLLGWSIAWMFPSW; translated from the exons ATGGCACTAGCTGAAGCTAGGGCGGTTTTGCACAGGACAGCTAACCGATGCATGGTACAGGAAGATGCAAAAAGAGCTCCAAAATTCGCTTATTGCTCGTCAATACCCACTTCTGTTAAACAGGCTGATACAGTCTCTAGTGCATCCAGAGGCCAAGATGTTCCCATTGGAGTCTCCATGCCTTTTAATCTAAATTTATCCCCCAAATCAAAATGGTGGCTGTACCCGCAACAAAATTATGGGCATCGGAAGGCTTCAACGGATCAACAGTTTACATCTTCGGAATGTAGTATGGAAATCTGCCAAAAGCACGAAAGATCTGGAGCTTTAGCAAGGAATGGGGATAGTCCTGCCCATATGGATCAAACTACTTCTAAGAAATTGTCGTGTGATAATCAGGGTAGAACTATGGAAACTGGTGACAAGTGGGAGTTTGTAGTTAAAGAGGAAGGCCTTAGACCATTCTCCTCATGGAATTGCCAAGATCCCTTAAAGCTCGAAGTCAAAGAGGATGATAGACAACTACAAACAGTTAAAGATCTTGGTCCTGAGGTTCCAAAAAGTGCTGATGAGATTTCTTTTGATCCCAAGTCGTGGATAGGGGCAGAAAGAAATGCTCCTTGGTGGCGAACAGCAGATACTGATGAATTGGCTTCACTGGTTGCACAGAAGTCGCTTGACTACATAGAGAATTGTGACCTTCCCATGCCTCAGAACAGTCATGTGAAGAAGGATGTGGATGTAAACATATCCTGTTTTAGCTCATTGTCAAATCCGAAGCATGACGCTGTGGGCTGCCCGACTTGTGGAAGTGCCTGCAACAAAGATTTTGTGTTATCAGAGGGTCAATCAGCATCCACTACAGAGAAGCCCTTAAG TGATATCCCGACTCTTGAAACAATGGTTGAGAACAACCCAAGCAAGGCCCAACTAATGGAAGCACTATGTCATTCCCAAACTCGTGCAAGAGAAGCTGAGAGGGCAGCAAAACAAGCCTGTGCAGAGAAAGAGCATGTCGTCAAGCTTGTATTTAGGCAAGCATCTCAGCTGTTCGCCTATAAACAGTGGCTCCAGCTTCTACAACTCGAGAGCATGTATCTCCAGTTCCTGAACAGCTCAAGCCAGTCGGTGGTCTTCATGCCTACACTACCTTGGACACCTCAAAGAATTAAGAAGGTGCAGACGGCCAGAGACGCGTCCTCTAGTAGGAAATGCGCCAAAAAATGCAGTCCTCCGCATGAAGCTAGTAAGTATACAGTTGCTTTCACCATAGGGCTAGGACTAGCTGGTGCTGGATTCTTGCTGGGATGGTCCATCGCGTGGATGTTTCCGAGTTGGTAA
- the LOC130997339 gene encoding uncharacterized protein LOC130997339 isoform X1 — MPVMEKLRMFVVQEPVVAASCLIAGVGLFLPAVVRPILDSYGTSNEAPKTCMSDVSEFVALGAFTSVLCAVGFQHEYWQRHSAASMIFFH; from the exons ATGCCTGTGATGGAGAAGCTCAGGATGTTCGTGGTACAAGAGCCCGTAGTGGCGGCTTCCTGCCTCATCGCCGGTGTTG GCCTATTCCTTCCAGCTGTGGTGAGGCCTATACTGGACTCGTATGGCACATCCAACGAAGCTCCTAAGACTTGCATGAGTGATGTAAGTGAATTCGTTGCATTAGGCGCCTTTACCTCCGTTTTATGTGCTGTTGGTTTTCAGCATGAATATTGGCAGAGACATTCTGCTGCCAGTATGATTTTCTTTCACTGA